Proteins encoded by one window of Rutidosis leptorrhynchoides isolate AG116_Rl617_1_P2 unplaced genomic scaffold, CSIRO_AGI_Rlap_v1 contig78, whole genome shotgun sequence:
- the LOC139885100 gene encoding sister chromatid cohesion protein PDS5 homolog A-like: protein MAEMLRQQLKEVGSKFQNPPSTKDSLLQLLEQAETSLAEVGQSPPAPLLESLQPFMEAIVKPELLKHEDGDVKLLVARCVCEITRITAPEAPYSDEVLKDIFCLIVSTFSGLNDINDPSFGRRVVILDTLAKYRSCVVMLDLECDDLVNEMFHSFLLLPGEYCSLVVISDDHPENVLSSMQTIMVVLLEESEEVKGDLLLIILSMLGRDKTNLSKAAEKLAMNVIEQCAETLKAEIKQFLITSMSGESKSANSDIDYHKVIYNIYCCAPHILTGVVPYITGELSVFSYLIAHVS, encoded by the exons ATGGCGGAAATGCTTCGTCAACAGCTCAAAGAGGTGGGATCCAAGTTCCAGAACCCTCCTTCAACCAAAGATTCTCTCCTTCAGCTTTTGGAG CAAGCTGAAACTTCTCTTGCTGAGGTAGGCCAGTCACCTCCAGCTCCATTGTTAGAGTCATTGCAGCCTTTTATGGAAGCAATTGTCAAGCCTGAGTTGCTGAAGCATGAAGATGGGGATGTTAAGCTTTTGGTTGCAAGATGTGTTTGTGAAATAACCAGAATTACGGCTCCTGAAGCTCCTTATAGTGATGAAGTTTTAAAG GATATATTCTGCTTGATTGTGAGCACTTTTAGTGGGTTAAATGACATCAATGATCCGTCATTTGGCCGGAGAGTTGTCATTTTGGACACTCTTGCAAAATATAGGTCATGCGTTGTTATGTTGGATCTGgaatgtgatgatttggtgaatgaaaTGTTCCATTCATTTTTGCTGTTGCCAG GGGAGTACTGCTCACTTGTAGTTATCAG CGACGATCATCCAGAAAATGTCCTATCATCAATGCAAACAATCATGGTGGTTCTTTTGGAAGAGAGTGAAGAAGTTAAGGGGGATCTTTTGCTTATTATATTGTCTATGCTAGGCCGTGATAAAACA AATCTAAGCAAAGCCGCAGAGAAGCTTGCTATGAATGTCATAGAGCAGTGCGCTGAAACCCTCAAAGCTGAAATAAAACAGTTCCTTATAACATCGATGTCAGGAGAGAGCAAGTCGGCAAATAGTGACATCGATTACCACAAAGTCATCTACAATATTTATTGTTGTGCTCCTCATATCCTAACAGGAGTTGTCCCATACATCACAGGAGAGCTTTCGGTATTTTCTTATCTGATAGCTCATGTTTCT
- the LOC139885083 gene encoding nuclear transcription factor Y subunit B-6-like, protein MPIANVIRIMRKILPPHAKISDDAKETIQECVSEYISFITGEANDRCQREQRKTITAEDVLYAMSKLGFDDYVEPLTLYLHRYRELEGDRAGGSHLRDMRPRATTSSSSANFSGYHNTVPTGFFGGGGYNFKGAAGSSNNDINNASGPSISHANGDQSFTGQPK, encoded by the coding sequence ATGCCAATTGCGAATGTGATAAGGATCATGCGAAAGATACTTCCACCACACGCTAAGATATCAGACGATGCTAAGGAAACTATCCAAGAATGCGTCTCCGAATACATCAGCTTCATTACCGGAGAAGCCAACGACCGTTGCCAGCGCGAGCAGCGCAAGACCATTACAGCCGAAGACGTCCTCTACGCCATGAGCAAGTTAGGCTTCGACGACTACGTCGAGCCCCTCACTCTCTACTTACACCGTTACCGCGAACTTGAAGGCGACCGTGCCGGTGGGTCCCACCTCAGAGACATGCGGCCCAGGGCAACAACGTCGTCATCGTCGGCTAATTTCTCCGGTTATCACAATACGGTGCCAACTGGATTCTTTGGAGGAGGAGGGTATAATTTTAAGGGAGCTGCGGGATCGTCCAACAACGACATTAATAATGCATCTGGACCGTCCATTTCACATGCCAATGGTGACCAATCGTTCACCGGTCAGCCGAAATGA